In Pseudodesulfovibrio hydrargyri, a single window of DNA contains:
- a CDS encoding substrate-binding periplasmic protein, whose protein sequence is MRGNKLRIKFSIAGKWLPGLCLAVALLAGSCPVSAEEPLRVVYPDYWPFFTRTGEGYMTGIFFDIVSEALGRVGVGAKWEAYPWSRCQALVRSGEADAMITVPTAERLVYAATHDDPFYMKRLKVFTTVGHPKGAAIRNIKSIDDIYRLGLVVVTYHGNGWNDKFIRSRGIKTYESPMLKNVWLMLANHRGDIAIEWPMAAWPLIEEGGVAGRVVETDVSLEAMPFHLLINRDCRYAARLPEFNEAVKRMRAEGRIKAILAKYVGKQ, encoded by the coding sequence ATGCGCGGAAACAAACTGCGAATAAAATTCAGCATCGCCGGAAAATGGCTGCCCGGCCTGTGTCTGGCCGTGGCCCTTCTGGCGGGCTCCTGCCCGGTGTCGGCGGAGGAGCCCCTGCGCGTGGTCTATCCGGATTACTGGCCCTTTTTCACCCGGACCGGGGAAGGGTACATGACCGGAATTTTCTTCGATATCGTCAGCGAGGCCCTGGGCCGCGTGGGCGTCGGCGCCAAGTGGGAGGCCTATCCGTGGAGCCGCTGCCAGGCCCTGGTCCGGTCGGGCGAGGCCGACGCCATGATCACCGTGCCCACGGCCGAGCGGCTGGTCTACGCGGCCACGCACGACGACCCGTTCTACATGAAGCGGCTCAAGGTCTTCACCACCGTGGGCCATCCCAAGGGCGCGGCGATCAGGAACATCAAGTCCATCGACGACATCTACCGGCTGGGGCTGGTGGTGGTCACCTACCACGGCAACGGCTGGAACGATAAGTTCATCCGTTCGCGCGGCATCAAGACCTACGAGTCCCCGATGCTCAAGAACGTCTGGCTCATGCTGGCCAACCATCGGGGAGACATCGCCATCGAGTGGCCCATGGCCGCCTGGCCCCTGATCGAGGAGGGCGGGGTGGCGGGCCGCGTCGTGGAGACGGACGTCTCGCTGGAGGCCATGCCGTTTCACCTGCTCATCAACCGCGATTGCCGCTATGCCGCGCGGCTGCCCGAGTTCAACGAGGCGGTCAAACGGATGCGGGCCGAAGGGCGGATCAAGGCCATCCTGGCGAAGTACGTGGGAAAGCAATAA